The nucleotide sequence ACTCAACCTTCTTTGAGTTTATCTTGTATATGAGGGCAATGCTATGATGGAGCAAGCAATATGCAAGGGCATCTAAATGGCGTTAAAGTTTAGATTCAGCAAGAAAGTAGATCAGCTCGTCCAATTCATTGTCTTGCTCATCAACTTCAGTTGACTCTTGTTGATGTATCTAAAAAATATCATCAAGTTGGAGAACTTGTAGTGTTGATTTCCAATGTATTAAATGTAGTAGGAGATTTTTTAAAAGGAATGGATGAACTTCGACAAGCTCAAGCTAAAAAATTTCAAGAGGCCCTAGATATGGGCGAGATTGAAACTTGTAAGGGCTTGAATCAAGAACTTGGTCTTGCTAGAGCTGCTAATACTCATTGGGGTTCACACTATAAATCGTTTAAgaactttattagtatttttggTTCTATTACTGATGTCCTTAATACTATTGTTGTTGATTCTGAATCTGTTGAAGAAAAAGCTAGGGCAACAGGATATCTCAAAACTTGTCAAACATTTGAGGTTGCTTTCATATTGCACTTAATGAGAGATATTTTAGCAATCACAAATGAGATTAATGAATCCTTATAGAAGAAAGAACAAGATATTACAAATGTTGTTCTACTTGTTAAAGTGGTAAAAAAATGATTGCAAGATTTACGGAATGAAGGATAGGATCCACTTATCAAAAGTGTGTCTGAATTTTATGTCAGGTATGATATTTTGATACCCAATTTTAATGAGTTCTATGTTAATTTTGAAATATCTCGACGAAGAGTTGCTGATTATACTATCTACATCACTATTGCGTggaagtaatttttaaaattattgattgACAACTTCAAGAACTTAATGATCATTTTAATGAGGTGAGAACAAATTTGCTTATTGGGGTTGTTTGCTTGAATCCTGTTGACTCATTTTCTAATTTTGACATAAACAAGATATTGAGAATGGCTGAATTATATCCTGATGATTTTGGTGAAAATATAATGGTTACTCTCAAGAATCAGATAGAGACTTATATTGTTGGTGAAAGTTTTTTTAATCTAAAAGGACTTGGTGACCTTTCCGAGGAGctagttaagaaaaaaaaatactttaattatCCTCTTGTGTTTCGTCTTGTAAAGTTTCCATTGCTCCTGCCGATTGCCACTGCTACAGTTGAAAAAGGCAATAAAATTGATCAAGAGTGAATTGAGAAATTGAATGGATGATGGTTTCATGAGCAGTTGTATGGTGCCTTatgtagaaaaaaattaatattgtttcTGATGAAAGTATTATGAATAGGTTTCAAGAAATGAAAACTCGTAGAatagtattgtaataatatgttttagttaattaaacttttctttgtttcatttgttgcatattttttttatatattgaaccCACTTGGTGAAAAGTCTGGGTCCGCCACTGACGTGCatgcttgctccgtgattttactacatcacccctaattagttattgtgtgtcatatatatatattaggaaattcatgatatttcataaaaaaataaaataaacattaatGACATATttgcttcagttgtttcaaccgTACGTATTTTAGTACCATATAGAAGAGCGGTAAAGCACACACCTCTTTATCAATGTGtctgcttgctccgtgattttaatatatcacccctaattaattattatatgtcatttatatattaaaaaattaataacatttaataaaaaataaaataaacatttatgacatatttgcTTCAATTGTTTCAACCGTATGTGTTCAACGACATGCCTGCTCGCTCCATGAATTTACTAtatcgcccctaattaattattaaatatcatttatgtattaaaaaattaataatatttaattaaaaaaattaaaataaacatttatgacatgtctgcttcagttgttttaatcgtaattttaccatatcacccctaattaattattataggtcatctaagtattaaaaattaataatatttaatttaaaaaaatggacataaaatgataaattaactcttgatgttttaaattaatttgacatagACTCACttgaatttttttcacaagtattttttatagcactTTTATtatatcgcttctaattagttattatgagtcatttaagacatgtctgcttcgctacgTCAAtggtgatatttgattgactcttacatattaaaaaattaatgatgtttggttaaaaaaataaaatggacatttttgacatgtctgctttagtcgtaattttgctatatcacgtctaataaattattataattcatctaAGTCTTAAAAAGTaatcatatttaattaaaaaagataaaataggcataaaatgataaattaactcttcatgttttaaattaagttgacatcttatatgaggcccacttaaaTTTTATTCACAagtctttttttaataattttgatatatcacttctaattagttattatgagtaaTTTAACACATGACTGCTTTGCTATTTTtaatcgtgatatttggttgactctcaaaattatatcagtttCACTTAAACTGGAATAGAAGAataagtattataaatcacaataattaaaaacttaaaattattttaaagatatacttgactatcaatgccacaaaagtttagataagaagaatattataaattacaatagctaacagcttaaaatagtaaattacaatgctaaaaatgtattataaattataatagcttGTTACTTAAAGATTGagaacaaaaaataacatatattgggtccATGCTAGCACAGGCCCCTGAATATCTAGTATTATATACTACATAGAAAAGCAAAGAAAAAGGCACCTCTTCATAGAccctatttaattattatatatcatttacatattaaaaaattaataatatttattaaaaaaggtaaaatgaatatttatgacatgtttgtttcaaccctaattttactatttcatctctaattaattattatatgtcattaactattaaaaaaattaatattagatactaaaaaaggtaaaataaattaaaaaataataaattaactattgatgttttaaattgacttgacatcttatatgaggcccagttaaattattttcataactattttttatagtaatttgtctatatcacttttaataagttaatatgagtcatttaagatagttctgcttcgctacttcaatcatgatatttgattggctctcgaaattatatcagtgttacttaaattggaatagaaaaaagaattataaattataataattaaaaacttaaattacattaaaaatagaattgactatcaatacgacaaaagtttggacaagaaaattattttaaattacaatagctaacaactaaAAATAGTAAGTTACAATGCCAAAAAAGTATTagaaattacaatagctaacaacttaaattatctaaaaacatattaaaaatataattaattatctaaattttatttgtgtcacataaattgagataaaaaaatagcaTATAACACAGGCCCTTCGATATCTAGTTATTGAAGAGATGGTTTCAAAGTAGGGGTGTGcgaaaatcgaaccgaccgataaatcaaactgataaaaatgttattgggttattggtattgagctattgggttaacaattttttattggTAATCTAAAAAAAGTTATTGGGTAGATGGTTCGGTTTTGATTTTAGATTATTGACTTATCGGTtgaaccgataacccaataaagaTACACTAAGTTACTGTTTTacccctatttatgttatatatataaatatttatattatatatatacacacacacacactacttattcacaattcagtgactgacaaagtattaacctatttagggcaacaaaggcacaatataaagcaCGAGTATTGTTGTACTATAAAGCTTGAAGTatttagtagcttccaacaattaggattcaattttttcccGAAccaacattcagttcaagtttaaAGATTCtagtaaactaaaatgcattgcgcaGGATTTTGGCGGTAGCTAAGATTTTTTTTATGCTAGTTGttaataattctattttatgagtattttcttattggttaaatcaaaAACCATGCCGTTAAGgataaaaaattgataaactaaaaatcgataagataagaaaatattttattggttAGTTATTGGTTTtacgtatttaaaaattaaaaatcgataaaccgaactaataacacataaaatcaaacCTAACAGACCGACGCACACCCCTATTTCAAAGTTCCTACTTTAGCtacttcaattattattttactatatcacccctaattaattattataaattattcatgtattaaaaaattaataatatttaataaaaaagtaaaatagacatttatgacatgtctgtttcagctgcttcaactgtgattttattaaatatcactcctaattaattattataagttatttatattattaaaaaattatatatttaattaaaaaagacatttatgacatatctttttcagctgcttcaacgtaattttactaaaatatcaccttaattaattattataagtcatcaaagtattaaaaaatgaataatatttaataaaaaaggtaaaatagacataaaatgatagaTTAACTCTTGAagtttttaaattaacttgacttcTTTTATGAGACTCACTTCAATTTTTTCACaaatactttttatagtaattttgttcgatcacttttaattagttgtaTAAGTTagttaagacatgtctgcttcgctgttcaatcgtaattttactatatatcctaattattatggtcatctaagcattgtgccacttaaattggcaTTGTGATTTTGTTACCTCACTTATAAAGGATGATAAACAGACAACAGATCGATATGTTTGCTTGTGTTGCTTGCTTagatatttttgtttatatttatttattttacttatctttttaatctgttatatatttgaaattacataacattttataaatcataataattaacaacttaaaataattaaaaagacataaaaaaatttagttgactctcTAGATTTTATTACTGCCATATAAATTGGACAGAAGAAAAATtgctataaatcacaataataaataatttaaaatatttagaaaatatgtaaattttttaattaaatctcaaaattgtatcaataccacataaattgagatagaggttgtaacatatattatttgaaaattacaaaatatattaTAAGTCGCAATAGTTAACCTAATTAAAGATGTTCTTCATGTTGGGATCATGCTAACACGGGTCATATCCCCCCTAGTTAATATAAACAAAGtaatacaacaaaaacaacaacaaacccaatgtattcccacatagtgaggtctggagagggtaagatgtacgcagtccatacctctacctctaaagaagtagaaaggctgtttccgatagacctccggctcgagacacggaatacaacacaaatacatagtaagtATACAAATATGTAGATAGTTAAAGAATAAagttcacaaaaaatatttatatctatattgtatttatatttatactatattaaaattgtgaaaggtcttagaaatattgtttgaactttttgtcctttactAAAATtctccacaatagacaaaatcgtcttttcgtattttttatttaattattatattattaaaataagaactactaaaatatatggaaaggatcttaataaaataaatatataggaaaaaaattaaatattgagtcctataatatatgaaaagaaattaaaagttcTAAAATACGTGAAAAGAATCACATTGTTTATTTAACTTCACCGTAATTTTTGTTTATGATTCAAAAATCGGACAATCCCTCCCTTTTGATTGCATTGACTGTATGCTCTCGATCAATCCTAAAGAAATAAGTTTTACTGAAACTATATGTTCTTGATCAATCCTAATTAAAGAAATAACGAGCATTCTTACCAGTTTCTTCTTTGTCAGCTCAGCAAACCCCCAATATCTCACCCACATATTCTTTTTTTTGGTAAGTATGATATATTACGGAATGCAAAGTAAAGTTAATATAGACTACTGACTACTTAGTCAGGTACAAAAATATGAGTATCAGAGTTTTGATAATTAGTACAAGGATTGATTTTCCTAGTATAGTCAGTTCCTAGAATGTCTGGCCAAACATATTGTTGTGCATACAATGAAGAAACTGCCAAAAAAGTGGTGGGTCCAAAGCTTTTCCTCTTTGCTCCCTTCTTGGCTAAGTAGTCTAAAACTGCGTTTTGCTACCTAAAACAATGGATTGCTGGTGGATGTCCCACCCTTCTCAGTACACACCTGCATGAGTCAAGAATAGGGTTATAGTGCATGTTACCAACTTTTAACATATGAATTACTTCTGTGGAGTCTACATTGATTTCTATAGGAAATAAATTTTCGGACTCCACCAGTTTCAGTCCTTCAAGGAGCACTAAAAGTTCCATTTGGTTGTTGGTTGTATGAGGGAAGCTTTTGAAGAACCAATAACCCAGTCCCCCTTGTGGTTTCTAATGCAACCACCAATACCCTCAATCCTCGGGTTGCCGAGACAAGCCCCGTCAGTGTTCAGCTTGTATCTGGCAGTAACAGGTAGGAGATCTCACCCACATATTCAATAATTTGAAGGTAAAAAGTAAATTTATCAAAGGTTtagctcttttttttctttctttgtttaattgtgatttatttttattattatgttatttaattatatattttggtcTATTAATTGTTAGGTGCGATCATACATATTATACATTGCTGGGTAATTCTTGAGGATTATTATTTTAGGTTGTATCATTGTGTATCTATTATTATTGGTTTAATCTACCAAGCAAATTGTTTATGTGTTGGTTTATTTATTGGTGGGCCTTTGCTTCTATATTGATACTAGTTTTTTAAGACTCGTGCtaagctcaaatccaaattcaaaaagtttgatattttataataacatgatttaaaatatgtaaaataattacAATTTGA is from Capsicum annuum cultivar UCD-10X-F1 chromosome 5, UCD10Xv1.1, whole genome shotgun sequence and encodes:
- the LOC107871786 gene encoding uncharacterized protein LOC107871786, producing the protein MDELRQAQAKKFQEALDMGEIETCKGLNQELGLARAANTHWGSHYKSFKNFISIFGSITDVLNTIVVDSESVEEKARATGYLKTCQTFEILRMAELYPDDFGENIMVTLKNQIETYIVGESFFNLKGLGDLSEELVKKKKYFNYPLVFRLVKFPLLLPIATATVEKGNKIDQE